The genome window TTCAGCGTCTTGGTTCCCGATTCCACCGCAACCACTTCGGCTCCCAGAAGTTCCATACGTCGCACATTATGGGCCTGACGTTTCACGTCGGTTGCGCCCATAAACACAATGCAGGACAAACCAAGCATAGCCGCCGCCGTTGCCGTGGCCACACCGTGCTGACCGGCACCGGTCTCAGCCATGATACAGGGCTTGCCCAAATGTTTGGTCAAAAGCGCTTGGCCGATCGTATTATTGATCTTGTGCGCACCGGTATGGTTCAGGTCTTCGCGCTTCAGGTAAAGATTGAAACCGAGATCGGCCGACAAGTTGGGACACCGATAGAGAGGAGACGGACGTCCCACATAGTCGGTGAGAATCTCTTTAAACTCTTTCTGAAATGCTTCACTGGGGACAATGTCGCGCATGGCGACTTCCACTTCCTCTAACGGGGGAATAAGCAATTCGGGAACATAAAGCCCACCGAATTCGCCAAAATACCCTTTACTCATATCGACTCCGAATCCGCTCAATGGTCTGGCGGAGTTTATCATGATCTTTCTTACCGGGTGCCTCTTCCACACCCGAATTGATGTCCACGCCGGCTGCCGTGGTTGTCAACGCATCAAGGACGTTATTCGGTCCGAGCCCGCCGGCGATAAGCCAGGGACGCGGAGATTGGAGGTTGGTCAATCGAGAAAAATCAAGGCTGACCCCATGCCCGCCTCCACTTGAACCGGCATCACACAGGAAACGATGAGCAGAATCAGCATAAGCGGCCAACTCCGCTTCGAAAGCTGCGGTTGAATCATAGCGCATGGGCCAAAAGACACGCATAACGCGCTCCGGTCCGATTGCCTGGCAGAATGCCTGATCTTGTCCACCGTGAAGTTGGGCAATATCAAGTTTGGCCTCGTCTATGATCGCCAACACGTCATCAACCGTTTGTTCAACGAAAACTCCGACCCGCAACACGCCCGGTGTCTCAATGGAAGCAGCATGCTCGGGAGTGATGTTGCGAGGACTTTTACTGGCAAAAATAAACCCAAGCATATTGACACCAAGCGCAACGCATGCTGCGGCATCTTCGGGCCGGGTCATACCGCAAACTTTAATCGTTACCACGCTCATGTATTCCGTCCTGTAAGCGTTGCAAGTGCCTGGCCCGGATCAGCTCCCGACATCAGCGACGTTCCCACAAGAAACGCATCGAAACCCAGTTCATGCAATCGAGTCACTTCATCCGGTCGAGAAATGCCACTGGCGCAGATGAATGCTTGACCATCCTGTTTACCGGCAATAAGTCGTTCAGATACGGCAAGATCGGTCTGTAGAGTGTCGAGATCGCGATTGTTGACTTGAATAATCTCTGGAGAAATCATTTGTGCACGATCGAGATCGACTTGGTCAAAAACTTCCACAACGGCTTCCAATCCGTTCTCCGTACAGACTTCATATAAATTGCGCAGTTCTGCATCCGTAACCATGCGAACAATCAAAAGAATGGCTGATGCCGGGGTGGCCAGCGTGGCTCGAACCTGCAGCGGGTGCAAAATAAAGTCTTTG of Desulfovibrio inopinatus DSM 10711 contains these proteins:
- a CDS encoding phosphoribosylanthranilate isomerase — protein: MSVVTIKVCGMTRPEDAAACVALGVNMLGFIFASKSPRNITPEHAASIETPGVLRVGVFVEQTVDDVLAIIDEAKLDIAQLHGGQDQAFCQAIGPERVMRVFWPMRYDSTAAFEAELAAYADSAHRFLCDAGSSGGGHGVSLDFSRLTNLQSPRPWLIAGGLGPNNVLDALTTTAAGVDINSGVEEAPGKKDHDKLRQTIERIRSRYE
- a CDS encoding indole-3-glycerol-phosphate synthase, with the translated sequence MLEKFAEAKAEEIASLKVLAASGAFPEPLIVQRPQFKAGLLQPGPQVIAEYKRASPSKGDINLAASPAETAEAYAKAGAAALSVLTEEVYFKGKLEFLAQMTGPGLPLLRKDFILHPLQVRATLATPASAILLIVRMVTDAELRNLYEVCTENGLEAVVEVFDQVDLDRAQMISPEIIQVNNRDLDTLQTDLAVSERLIAGKQDGQAFICASGISRPDEVTRLHELGFDAFLVGTSLMSGADPGQALATLTGRNT